Proteins from a single region of Harmonia axyridis chromosome 4, icHarAxyr1.1, whole genome shotgun sequence:
- the LOC123678376 gene encoding GPI transamidase component PIG-S translates to MTIENAEDIKEKVIFPVEDEKSSRYRTYSILSYFIVLVIIGLPVWWYTTRVYRADLPLTEMSNLELESKLSKQLGIPLSLEYDILISVVNPNPENLDLVLDAKLVGDAMEPFFTNISSVATFTVKSQWLYLIDIGVSPKKMDNGFLISEEQLPHIITPLEKNLWSHISPRPCLNLVLYVPPCSSSPLNIYKKVGKEFIKSASNAMLSPNWGGIYIVNPTIEDCKNGRFQPELDNIVSTFITQLKMMFNLKDSRNHDDIKKLYKRKASNMIESSKRTLKSLAQLLSEINSIVISDEVAQKIKISLESVENAELYLKAEEIDLALKFAKVAFNNSEKAFGDPSLLALLYFPDDQKYAVYIPLFLPIMIPVLMSILSIRKKLWKSKKAKTE, encoded by the exons AGCAGATATCGCACCTATAGTATCTTGTCTTATTTCATAGTTTTAGTCATTATTGGTTTACCAGTATGGTGGTACACTACCAGGGTATATCGAGCAGATTTGCCTTTaacagaaatgtcaaatttagagTTAGAAAGTAAATTGAGCAAACAGCTTGGAATACCCCTCAGTTTAGAGTATGATATTCTCATCTCAGTTGTAAATCCTAATCCAGAAAATTTAGACTTGGTTCTAGATGCCAAGCTAGTTGGTGATGCAATGGAGCCATTTTTTACAAATATATCATCTGTTGCTACATTCACTGTTAAATCACAGTGGTTATATCTGATAGATATTGGTGTATCTCCTAAAAAGATGGATAATGGGTTTTTGATTAGTGAAGAACAGTTACCTCATATTATTACTCcgctagaaaaaaatttgtggTCTCACATCTCCCCAAGACCTTGCTTGAATTTAGTACTTTACGTTCCTCCCTGTTCTTCCAGtccattgaatatttataaaaaagttGG TAAAGAGTTCATTAAATCTGCTTCTAATGCTATGCTTAGTCCTAATTGGGGTGGAATTTATATAGTTAATCCTACTATTGAAGATTGCAAAAATGGAAGATTCCAGCCAGAGCTAGATAATATAGTATCAACATTTATAACTCAATTGAAGATGATGTTCAACCTAAAAGATTCTAGAAATCAtgatgatataaaaaaattatataagagAAAAGCTAGTAACATGATTGAATCTTCTAAACGTACCCTTAAGTCCTTAGCCCAACTTTTATCAGAAATAAATAGTATTGTTATAAGTGATGAGGTGgcacagaaaataaaaatttcattggaaaGTGTGGAAAATGCTGAACTTTATTTGAAAGCTGAAGAAATTGATCTAGCTCTGAAATTTGCCAAAGTTGCATTCAATAATTCAGAGAAAGCTTTTGGAGACCCATCTTTACTTGCTCTTTTGTATTTTCCAGATGATCAAAA atatgcaGTTTATATTCCACTCTTTCTTCCAATAATGATACCAGTATTGATGTCCATTTTGTCAATTaggaaaaaattatggaaatctaAAAAGGCAAAAACTGAATGA